From one Dermacentor andersoni chromosome 1, qqDerAnde1_hic_scaffold, whole genome shotgun sequence genomic stretch:
- the LOC140215341 gene encoding uncharacterized protein: MGIGAPGGMEIHRILQGSLSTISEETPSRKTPSSFALAALPDAAKDDVSYVFGNLAIQDVLPDNRDLVLKPWSKVDERNCGSLTGHYSRLFPRTEWYPLVDMGVKDTVAQCDTMQLPWTVQRAWHQMVVASRVTVRLLIYSAQHPSMLGAEAAATMSGRFVECDHVPSAEYRLDVFGCRLRIHPRDTLPCASTMLNAFKAESNGDTYGVAGPSSCIWRLHARFGPNGADGSTTIPTAGSIAHVWLPSARLHLVAAAATQQPQALQAALLPHQLRVSKLSR; this comes from the exons ATGGGGATCggtgcacctggcggcatggaAATCCACCGTATCCTCCAAGGCTCCCTGTCAACCATCTCGGAAGAGACGCCATCCCGCAAGACGCCTTCCTCGTTTGCACTCGCCGCACTTCCAGATGCGGCCAAGGATGACGTGTCTTACGTGTTCGGCAACTTGGCCATCCAGGACGTCCTCCCAGACAATCGGGACCTTGTGCTCAAGCCGTGGTCCAAGGTCGACGAACGCAATTGCGGCAGCCTCACAGGACATTACAGCAGGCTGTTCCCGAGGACCGAGTGGTACCCGCTCGTTGATATGGGCGTCAAGGACACCGTGGCTCAGTGTGACACCATGCAACTACCATGGACCGTGCAAAGAGCCTGGCACCAGATGGTGGTAGCCTCGAGGGTCACCGTTCGCCTTCTAATATACAG TGCGCAACATCCGAGTATGCTTGGAGCGGAGGCGGCCGCGACCATGAGTGGCCGGTTCGTCGAATGCGACCACGTGCCTTCTGCCGAGTACCGCCTCGACGTCTTCGGCTGCAGGCTACGCATCCACCCACGTGACACGCTGCCGTGCGCGTCGACGATGCTGAACGCCTTCAAGGCTGAGAGCAACGGCGACACGTACGGCGTGGCTGGACCGAGCAGCTGCATTTGGAGGCTACACGCGAG GTTCGGCCCGAACGGAGCAGACGGCAGCACGACAATCCCGACAGCAGGGTCCATCGCCCACGTGTGGCTGCCGTCTGCTCGGCTGCACCTCGTCGCAGCTGCAGCGACACAacagccacaagctctgcaggcgGCCTTACTGCCACATCAGCTGCGCGTATCCAAGCTGAGTCGCTGA